In Mycobacterium sp. Aquia_216, a genomic segment contains:
- a CDS encoding cytochrome P450, whose product MSTPIADAAANVLADPIAYTDEPRLHAALSHLRSHAPVSLVDCAPYLPFWAITKHADVMHIERSNELFLNEPRAVLLPAETDALTRARMDAGVGLRTLVHMDGAEHRALRAIGADWFRPKAMRALKARVDELAKMYVDMMMVAGNECDFVQEIAADYPLYVILSLLGLPESDFPRLLTLTRELFGSSDAERRRGTTPVQQLEVVLDLFDYFTALTASRREQPTDDLASAIANATVDGKPLSDVDAASYYVIVATAGHDTTSSTIAGGLRALIENPDQRKRLTDDLRLMPSAAEEMIRWVTPVKEFMRTAVEDTTIRGVPIAKGESVYLSYVSANRDEEVFDDPFRFDVGRDPNKHLAFGYGVHFCLGAALARMELNALFAELLPRLKSIELAGEPELIATTFVGGLKHLPIRYSLR is encoded by the coding sequence ATGAGCACACCGATTGCGGATGCGGCGGCCAACGTGCTCGCCGACCCCATCGCCTACACCGACGAGCCCCGATTACATGCGGCGCTGAGCCACTTACGCAGCCACGCGCCGGTGTCCCTGGTCGACTGCGCGCCCTACCTACCGTTCTGGGCGATCACCAAGCACGCCGACGTCATGCACATCGAGCGGTCCAACGAGCTGTTCCTCAATGAACCCAGGGCGGTGCTTCTCCCCGCGGAGACCGACGCTCTTACCCGCGCCCGGATGGACGCCGGGGTGGGGCTGCGCACGCTGGTCCACATGGACGGCGCCGAACACCGGGCGTTGCGCGCCATTGGTGCGGACTGGTTTCGGCCCAAGGCGATGCGAGCGCTGAAGGCTCGCGTCGACGAGCTGGCCAAGATGTATGTCGACATGATGATGGTCGCGGGCAACGAATGCGACTTCGTCCAAGAAATCGCCGCGGACTACCCGCTGTATGTGATCCTGTCGCTGCTCGGCCTGCCCGAATCGGACTTTCCGCGCCTACTCACCCTGACCCGGGAGCTCTTCGGCAGCAGCGACGCCGAACGTCGCCGGGGCACCACACCCGTGCAGCAGCTCGAGGTGGTGCTGGATTTGTTCGACTATTTCACCGCACTTACCGCGTCGCGGCGCGAACAGCCCACCGACGACCTAGCCTCGGCGATCGCCAACGCCACGGTCGACGGCAAGCCACTGTCCGACGTCGACGCCGCGTCCTACTACGTCATCGTCGCCACTGCCGGCCATGACACCACCAGCTCGACGATCGCCGGCGGTCTGCGGGCGCTGATCGAAAACCCGGATCAGCGCAAGCGATTGACCGACGACCTGAGACTGATGCCGAGCGCCGCCGAAGAAATGATCCGCTGGGTCACGCCGGTCAAGGAATTCATGCGCACCGCGGTCGAGGACACCACGATTCGCGGCGTGCCGATCGCCAAGGGCGAATCGGTCTACTTGTCATACGTATCGGCCAACCGTGACGAGGAGGTATTCGACGATCCGTTCCGCTTCGACGTCGGCCGGGATCCGAACAAGCACTTGGCATTCGGCTACGGCGTGCACTTCTGCCTGGGCGCGGCCCTGGCCCGCATGGAGCTGAACGCCCTTTTCGCCGAACTGCTGCCACGGCTGAAATCCATTGAACTGGCCGGAGAACCGGAACTGATCGCCACCACGTTCGTCGGCGGGCTCAAGCACCTGCCGATTCGATATTCGCTGCGTTAA
- the rpsJ gene encoding 30S ribosomal protein S10, which yields MAGQKIRIRLKAYDHEAIDASARKIVETVVRTGASVVGPVPLPTEKNVYCVIRSPHKYKDSREHFEMRTHKRLIDILDPTPKTVDALMRIDLPASVDVNIQ from the coding sequence GTGGCGGGACAGAAGATCCGCATCAGGCTTAAGGCCTACGACCATGAGGCTATTGACGCCTCGGCGCGCAAGATCGTCGAGACCGTCGTCCGTACGGGTGCCAGCGTCGTAGGGCCGGTGCCGCTGCCGACCGAGAAAAACGTGTATTGCGTCATCCGCTCCCCGCATAAGTACAAGGACTCGCGGGAGCACTTCGAGATGCGCACCCACAAGCGGTTGATCGACATTCTTGATCCGACGCCGAAGACCGTTGACGCGCTGATGCGCATCGATCTTCCGGCCAGTGTCGACGTCAACATCCAGTAG
- the rplC gene encoding 50S ribosomal protein L3, whose product MARKGILGTKLGMTQVFDENNRVVPVTVVKAGPNVVTRIRTPELDGYSAVQLAYGEISPRKVTKPVTGQYTAAGVNPRRHLAELRLDNPEAAAEYEVGQELTAEIFADGAYVDVTGTSKGKGFAGTMKRHGFRGQGASHGAQAVHRRPGSIGGCATPARVFKGTRMAGRMGSDRVTVQNLVVHKVDAENGVLLIKGAVPGRTGGLVVVRTAIKRGEK is encoded by the coding sequence ATGGCAAGAAAAGGCATTCTGGGTACCAAGCTGGGCATGACGCAGGTGTTCGACGAGAACAACCGGGTCGTGCCGGTGACGGTGGTCAAGGCGGGGCCCAACGTGGTGACACGCATCCGCACCCCGGAACTCGACGGCTATAGCGCCGTGCAGTTGGCCTACGGCGAGATCAGCCCACGCAAAGTCACCAAGCCCGTCACGGGCCAGTACACCGCCGCGGGCGTGAACCCGCGCCGGCACCTGGCCGAGCTGCGTCTGGACAACCCCGAGGCGGCGGCCGAATACGAGGTCGGTCAGGAGCTGACGGCCGAGATCTTCGCCGACGGCGCCTATGTCGACGTGACCGGTACCTCCAAGGGCAAGGGTTTCGCCGGCACCATGAAGCGCCACGGCTTCCGCGGCCAGGGCGCCAGCCACGGTGCCCAGGCGGTGCACCGCCGTCCGGGTTCCATCGGCGGCTGTGCCACTCCCGCGCGCGTCTTCAAGGGCACGCGGATGGCGGGCCGGATGGGTAGCGACCGGGTGACCGTGCAGAACCTGGTGGTGCACAAGGTCGATGCCGAGAATGGCGTGCTGTTGATCAAGGGTGCGGTTCCCGGCCGTACCGGCGGACTCGTTGTGGTTCGCACCGCGATCAAACGAGGTGAGAAGTAA
- the rplD gene encoding 50S ribosomal protein L4 — protein sequence MAAVKIDVKTPDGKVDGSIELPAELFDAPANIALMHQVVTAQRAAARQGTHSTKTRGEVSGGGRKPYRQKGTGRARQGSTRAPQFTGGGVVHGPKPRDYSQRTPKKMIAAALRGALSDRARNGRIHAITELVSGQTPSTKSAKAFLNTLTDRKQVLVVIGHTDEAGAKSVRNLPGVHILSPGQLNTYDVLRSDDVVFSVEALNAYIAAATGTADNNDVEVSA from the coding sequence ATGGCAGCGGTAAAGATTGACGTCAAGACGCCGGACGGAAAGGTCGACGGCTCTATCGAGCTGCCCGCCGAGCTGTTCGACGCACCGGCCAATATCGCGTTGATGCACCAGGTGGTCACCGCGCAGCGGGCGGCGGCCCGCCAGGGCACGCACTCGACCAAGACGCGCGGCGAGGTCAGTGGTGGTGGCCGTAAGCCTTACCGGCAGAAGGGCACCGGACGCGCGCGGCAGGGTTCGACCCGCGCCCCGCAGTTCACCGGCGGTGGTGTCGTGCACGGCCCCAAGCCGCGCGACTACAGCCAGCGCACGCCGAAGAAGATGATCGCGGCGGCACTGCGAGGGGCGCTCTCCGACCGGGCACGCAACGGCCGCATCCACGCGATCACCGAGCTGGTGTCGGGTCAGACTCCGTCTACCAAGAGCGCCAAGGCATTTCTGAACACGCTGACCGATCGCAAGCAGGTGCTGGTCGTCATCGGCCACACCGACGAGGCCGGCGCCAAGAGCGTGCGCAACCTGCCCGGTGTGCACATCCTGTCGCCGGGTCAACTCAACACCTATGACGTGCTGCGCTCCGACGACGTGGTGTTCAGCGTCGAGGCGCTCAACGCCTATATCGCGGCAGCGACGGGAACCGCAGACAACAATGATGTGGAGGTTTCGGCCTGA
- the rplW gene encoding 50S ribosomal protein L23, producing MATVTDPRDIILAPVISEKSYALLDDNVYTFVVHPDSNKTQIKIAIEKIFSVKVASVNTANRQGKRKRTRTGFGKRKSTKRAIVTLAAGSKPIDLFGAPA from the coding sequence ATGGCGACCGTCACTGACCCACGCGACATCATCCTGGCTCCGGTTATCTCGGAGAAGTCGTACGCACTGCTCGACGACAACGTGTACACCTTCGTGGTCCACCCCGATTCGAACAAGACGCAGATCAAGATCGCTATCGAGAAGATCTTCTCCGTCAAGGTCGCATCGGTGAACACCGCGAACCGGCAGGGCAAGCGCAAGCGCACCCGGACGGGATTTGGCAAGCGCAAGAGCACCAAGCGCGCGATTGTCACCCTGGCCGCGGGCAGCAAGCCGATTGACCTGTTCGGAGCACCGGCCTAG